A region from the Inhella inkyongensis genome encodes:
- a CDS encoding type II toxin-antitoxin system CcdA family antitoxin encodes MLRLDDAPKRATNLTLNSRVLDAAKELGMNISATVDELLAAEVKRRYWERWNQDNQGAIEDYNARIEREGLPLARYRSFAREAD; translated from the coding sequence ATGCTGCGCCTTGACGACGCCCCCAAACGCGCCACCAACCTCACGCTCAACAGCCGCGTGCTGGATGCCGCCAAGGAGTTGGGCATGAACATCTCGGCCACGGTGGACGAGCTCTTGGCCGCCGAGGTCAAGCGCCGTTACTGGGAACGCTGGAATCAGGATAACCAAGGCGCGATCGAGGACTACAACGCCCGCATCGAGCGCGAGGGCCTGCCGTTGGCGCGCTACCGCAGCTTTGCGCGGGAGGCTGATTGA
- the xth gene encoding exodeoxyribonuclease III, whose protein sequence is MQLATWNVNSLAVRLPQLLEWLVGNPFDALVLQETKLTDDKFPRAEIEAAGYQVSFFGQKTYNGVALLSRAAHSEVVFNIPGFADEQARVIAATVGGIRVVGGYFPNGQAPGSDKFAYKMGWLQALQDWLRQELTAHPQLVLMGDFNITPEDRDVYDPIAWYGQIHCTPEERAHFRALLDLGLVDAFRLFEQPPKSWSWWDYRNLAFRKNQGLRIDHILVSTGLKDRVQACVIDKAPRKNERPSDHAPVVVTLKD, encoded by the coding sequence ATGCAACTCGCCACCTGGAACGTCAATTCCCTGGCCGTGCGCCTGCCCCAACTGCTGGAGTGGTTGGTCGGCAACCCGTTTGACGCCTTGGTCCTGCAGGAGACCAAGCTCACCGACGACAAGTTCCCGCGCGCAGAGATCGAGGCCGCCGGCTACCAGGTCAGCTTCTTTGGGCAGAAGACCTATAACGGTGTGGCCCTGCTGAGCCGCGCCGCGCACAGCGAGGTGGTCTTCAACATCCCCGGCTTTGCCGATGAGCAGGCGCGCGTGATTGCCGCCACGGTCGGCGGCATCCGTGTTGTGGGGGGCTACTTCCCCAATGGACAGGCGCCCGGAAGCGACAAGTTCGCCTACAAGATGGGCTGGCTGCAGGCTCTGCAGGACTGGCTGCGCCAAGAGCTGACCGCCCACCCGCAATTGGTGCTGATGGGCGACTTCAATATCACCCCAGAAGATCGCGACGTCTACGATCCCATCGCCTGGTACGGCCAGATTCACTGCACACCCGAGGAACGCGCTCATTTCCGAGCGCTGCTGGACCTGGGCCTGGTGGACGCCTTCCGCCTGTTTGAGCAGCCCCCCAAGAGCTGGAGCTGGTGGGACTACCGCAACCTGGCCTTCCGCAAGAACCAGGGCCTGCGCATCGACCACATCCTGGTGAGCACCGGCCTGAAAGATCGCGTACAGGCCTGCGTGATTGACAAGGCGCCGCGCAAAAACGAGCGCCCCAGCGATCACGCCCCCGTCGTCGTCACCTTGAAAGACTGA
- a CDS encoding putative motility protein yields MNPIPAVNAASSMEAGTVQSVAAIKVMKMAMQNQESQVSQLLSALPQAAPQLATSGSVGTQLHAVA; encoded by the coding sequence ATGAACCCGATCCCTGCCGTCAACGCCGCCTCCAGCATGGAAGCCGGCACCGTCCAAAGCGTGGCGGCCATCAAGGTCATGAAGATGGCGATGCAGAACCAGGAAAGTCAGGTCAGCCAGTTGCTGTCCGCCCTGCCTCAGGCCGCACCTCAGCTGGCTACCAGTGGCAGCGTGGGTACGCAGTTGCACGCGGTGGCATGA
- a CDS encoding PaaI family thioesterase produces MNTQAEDTLTQWLAAEEAVRQRQRAHAQPTFGEPLKPEQVQHLTGLQALQAMLAGELPAPPIAHTLDYLLIEVAEGQAVFQGEPLWHHYNPMGGVHGGWFATLLDSALGCAVHTTMGVGERYTTLEFKLNLVRALREGEPQRVRAIGRVRHRGRQMATAEADLVGPDGKLYAHASTSCLVIPAA; encoded by the coding sequence ATGAACACCCAAGCCGAGGACACCCTGACGCAATGGCTGGCAGCCGAAGAAGCGGTGCGTCAGCGCCAGCGCGCCCACGCCCAGCCCACCTTTGGCGAACCCCTGAAGCCCGAGCAGGTGCAGCATCTGACCGGCCTGCAAGCCTTGCAGGCCATGCTGGCCGGCGAATTGCCGGCGCCGCCCATCGCGCACACCCTGGACTACCTGCTGATCGAGGTCGCCGAGGGCCAGGCCGTCTTCCAGGGTGAACCGCTTTGGCACCACTACAACCCCATGGGCGGTGTGCATGGCGGCTGGTTTGCCACCTTGCTGGACTCGGCCCTGGGCTGCGCGGTCCACACCACCATGGGTGTGGGCGAGCGCTACACGACGCTGGAGTTCAAGCTCAATTTGGTGCGTGCGCTGCGCGAGGGAGAGCCCCAACGGGTGCGTGCCATCGGTCGGGTGCGCCACCGGGGCCGCCAGATGGCCACGGCCGAGGCCGATCTGGTCGGACCCGATGGCAAGCTCTACGCACACGCCAGCACCAGCTGTCTGGTGATACCGGCTGCCTAA
- a CDS encoding GFA family protein yields MLEGGCSCGAVRFAIEVTRPDVYVCHCSICRRSSGSNGVAVLVLPNAQFRWLQGEDQVATWRKPGADWQTWFCRHCGARLPGSNDAERMFIPAGALDEQTVGLRVAHHIWVDSRAEWDEIGDAGQQHPEGIHS; encoded by the coding sequence ATGTTGGAAGGTGGATGCAGTTGTGGCGCGGTGCGTTTTGCCATCGAGGTCACGCGGCCGGATGTCTATGTTTGCCATTGCTCGATCTGTCGACGCTCCAGTGGCAGCAATGGAGTCGCCGTTTTGGTGCTGCCCAATGCGCAATTCCGTTGGTTGCAGGGCGAAGACCAAGTTGCCACCTGGCGCAAGCCCGGTGCAGATTGGCAGACCTGGTTCTGCCGCCATTGCGGCGCACGCCTGCCAGGATCGAATGACGCCGAACGCATGTTCATTCCCGCGGGTGCGTTGGATGAACAGACTGTGGGCCTGCGCGTGGCGCACCACATCTGGGTCGATTCCCGGGCGGAGTGGGATGAGATCGGCGATGCCGGCCAGCAGCACCCCGAGGGCATCCACTCCTGA
- a CDS encoding thymidylate synthase, with the protein MTRPIRSTFEDFMRHVHETGVLKSDRTGTGTRSVFGYQMRFPLEEGFPLVTTKKVHWKSVVLELLWFLRGDSNVKWLQERGCTIWDEWARADGELGPVYGVQWRSWPKAGGGHIDQIAELIAQIKANPDSRRLIVSAWNVADLPEMALMPCHALFQFYVADGKLSCQLYQRSADIFLGVPFNIASYALLTHMIAQQCDLQVGDFIWTGGDCHLYSNHTEQVETQLARQPYPFPTLQIKRRPVSIFDYEFEDFELQDYQHHPLIKAPVAV; encoded by the coding sequence ATGACCCGCCCCATCCGCTCCACCTTTGAAGACTTCATGCGCCATGTTCACGAGACGGGTGTGCTGAAGAGCGACCGCACCGGCACCGGCACCCGTTCCGTGTTCGGCTACCAGATGCGTTTTCCGCTTGAAGAGGGCTTTCCGCTGGTCACGACCAAGAAGGTGCACTGGAAGAGCGTCGTGCTGGAGCTCTTGTGGTTCCTACGCGGCGACAGCAATGTGAAGTGGCTGCAGGAGCGCGGCTGCACCATCTGGGACGAGTGGGCGCGGGCCGATGGCGAGCTGGGCCCGGTCTACGGCGTGCAATGGCGCAGCTGGCCCAAAGCAGGGGGCGGACACATCGACCAGATCGCCGAGCTGATCGCGCAGATCAAGGCCAACCCCGACAGCCGGCGCTTGATCGTCAGCGCCTGGAACGTCGCCGACCTGCCTGAAATGGCCCTGATGCCTTGCCACGCCCTGTTCCAGTTCTATGTGGCCGACGGCAAGCTCAGTTGCCAGCTCTACCAGCGCAGCGCTGACATCTTCCTGGGCGTGCCCTTCAACATCGCCAGCTACGCCCTGCTGACACACATGATTGCCCAGCAATGCGATCTGCAGGTTGGGGACTTCATCTGGACCGGCGGCGACTGCCACCTCTACAGCAACCACACCGAGCAGGTCGAGACCCAGCTGGCGCGCCAGCCCTACCCCTTCCCCACACTGCAGATCAAACGCCGCCCCGTCTCCATCTTCGACTACGAATTCGAAGACTTCGAGCTGCAGGACTATCAGCATCACCCCTTGATCAAGGCCCCCGTCGCGGTATGA
- a CDS encoding SixA phosphatase family protein, with amino-acid sequence MRVLSLFLTALLMGQSAVAAPSLVVLVRHAEKASGADPGLTAAGKRRAEALAEALAHAGIRYILSSDAQRTRATAAPLAERLGLQVEAVGFGPGGLAAHRQQLLARVQALEGGVLVVGHSNTVTELAAALGVPKPLPPCETRFGLAWVVLPQTETPPRLLSLRYGEPDPIHEPNAIGEPNVDKTCQ; translated from the coding sequence ATGCGCGTCCTCAGTCTCTTCTTGACCGCTCTACTGATGGGTCAGTCAGCCGTCGCCGCCCCCAGCCTGGTTGTGTTGGTGCGCCACGCTGAAAAGGCCAGCGGTGCAGATCCAGGCCTGACCGCCGCCGGCAAGCGCCGCGCCGAGGCCTTGGCCGAAGCCCTGGCGCACGCCGGCATCCGCTACATCCTCAGCTCGGACGCCCAACGCACCCGAGCCACGGCCGCACCGCTGGCCGAGCGCCTGGGGCTGCAGGTCGAGGCCGTCGGCTTCGGACCGGGCGGGCTGGCCGCCCATCGGCAACAGTTGCTTGCGCGTGTGCAAGCCTTGGAGGGCGGTGTGCTGGTGGTGGGTCACAGCAACACCGTGACCGAGTTGGCCGCTGCCCTGGGCGTCCCCAAGCCCTTGCCGCCCTGCGAAACCCGATTCGGACTGGCCTGGGTGGTACTGCCCCAGACTGAAACACCGCCGCGCCTCTTGAGCCTGCGCTACGGCGAGCCGGATCCCATCCACGAGCCGAATGCCATTGGTGAGCCGAATGTCGATAAGACCTGCCAATGA
- a CDS encoding ABC transporter transmembrane domain-containing protein, which yields MKTADDRPKAKSPAALGGLLPFLRPYRGRIALAALFLLGAALTTLLFPVALGRLVDAGFLPQDRSAQLMALRQHFLLLFAVGVALGLFAAARYYMVTWLGERITADLRAAVYRHVIQHSPGFFESTRTGEVLSRLTTDTTLVQTVVGSSLSMGLRNALMAIGALLMLVATNPVVMGQVLGALVLVLAPTLIWSRRVRSLSRDSQDKVADASAIAGEVLNAIPVVQSYAQEPREAARFASATEAAFATAKRRAKMRALLVAFVIVANFAALLWGLYQGTEAVVAGRISAGHLSQTVVYVVLLLSSVAVLAEVWGDLLRAAGATERLMALLHSRSPVQPSAHPQPLPPAHGGAHLIFQDVRFSYPSRPDTLALAGLDFELKPGETVALVGASGAGKTTVFQLVQRFYEAKSGSIALDGVRIDRLDLHALRGRIGLVPQDAVLFSTNALENIRYGRPEASEAEVIAAARAAQAHDFISALPHGYQTYLGERGVRLSGGQRQRIAIARAILKNPPLLLLDEATSALDAESERLVQAALDAAMAGRSTLVIAHRLATVQHAHRILVLEQGQVVESGTHAELMAQGGVYARLAALQFARA from the coding sequence ATGAAAACCGCTGACGACCGGCCCAAGGCCAAATCCCCAGCCGCCCTGGGTGGCTTGCTGCCTTTTCTGCGCCCGTACCGGGGTCGCATTGCGCTGGCTGCCCTCTTCCTTTTGGGGGCGGCGCTCACCACCCTGCTCTTTCCGGTCGCGCTGGGGCGGCTGGTGGATGCGGGCTTTCTGCCGCAGGACCGCAGCGCCCAGCTGATGGCGCTGCGCCAGCACTTTCTGCTGCTGTTTGCCGTGGGCGTGGCCTTGGGCCTGTTCGCCGCGGCGCGCTACTACATGGTGACCTGGCTGGGCGAACGCATCACGGCGGACCTGCGTGCGGCCGTCTACCGCCATGTGATCCAGCACAGCCCGGGCTTCTTTGAGAGCACCCGTACCGGCGAGGTACTCAGCCGCCTGACCACCGACACCACCCTGGTGCAGACCGTGGTGGGCTCCTCGCTCAGCATGGGTCTGCGCAATGCGTTGATGGCCATCGGCGCCCTGCTGATGCTGGTGGCCACCAACCCGGTGGTGATGGGCCAGGTGCTCGGCGCATTGGTGCTGGTGCTGGCGCCCACGCTGATCTGGAGCCGCCGGGTGCGTTCGCTCAGCCGCGACAGCCAGGACAAAGTGGCCGATGCCTCGGCCATCGCTGGTGAGGTGCTCAACGCCATTCCGGTGGTGCAGAGCTATGCCCAGGAACCGCGCGAGGCCGCGCGCTTTGCCAGCGCCACCGAGGCGGCCTTTGCCACCGCCAAGCGGCGCGCCAAGATGCGCGCGCTCTTGGTGGCCTTCGTCATCGTGGCCAATTTCGCCGCCCTGCTTTGGGGCCTCTACCAGGGCACCGAGGCGGTGGTGGCCGGGCGCATCAGCGCCGGGCACCTGAGCCAGACCGTGGTCTATGTGGTGCTGCTGCTGAGCTCAGTGGCGGTGCTGGCCGAGGTCTGGGGCGATCTGCTGCGCGCGGCCGGCGCCACCGAGCGCCTGATGGCGCTGCTGCACAGCCGCTCACCCGTGCAGCCCAGCGCCCATCCCCAGCCCTTGCCGCCGGCCCATGGAGGCGCCCACCTGATCTTTCAGGACGTGCGCTTCAGCTACCCCAGCCGGCCCGACACCCTGGCCCTGGCCGGGCTGGACTTTGAGCTCAAGCCCGGCGAGACCGTCGCCCTGGTCGGAGCCAGCGGCGCCGGCAAGACCACGGTGTTCCAGCTGGTGCAGCGCTTTTACGAAGCCAAGAGCGGGAGCATTGCGCTCGATGGCGTTCGCATCGATCGACTGGACCTGCACGCCCTGCGCGGCCGCATCGGCCTGGTGCCGCAGGACGCCGTGCTCTTCAGCACCAACGCGCTGGAGAACATCCGCTATGGCCGGCCCGAGGCCAGCGAAGCCGAGGTCATCGCCGCCGCCCGCGCCGCGCAGGCGCATGACTTCATCAGTGCCCTACCCCATGGCTACCAGACCTATCTGGGCGAGCGTGGCGTGCGGCTCTCGGGCGGGCAGCGCCAACGCATCGCCATTGCGCGGGCCATCCTGAAGAACCCGCCGCTGCTGCTGCTGGATGAGGCCACCAGCGCACTGGACGCCGAAAGCGAGCGCCTGGTGCAGGCTGCACTGGACGCCGCCATGGCCGGGCGCTCGACCCTGGTGATCGCCCACCGCCTGGCCACCGTGCAGCATGCCCACCGCATCCTGGTGCTGGAACAAGGGCAGGTGGTCGAGTCCGGCACCCACGCCGAGTTGATGGCGCAGGGTGGCGTGTATGCCCGGCTCGCCGCCCTGCAATTCGCACGCGCATAA
- a CDS encoding dihydrofolate reductase, with product MTQLVLVAAQGRNRELGAGNQLLWHIPEDLAHFKALTLGKPVLMGRKTWESLPPRFRPLPGRRNLVLTRGGAIEGAEVVRSLDEALGLLGDAPELCIIGGAEVYALALPRAQRIELTEVDAEFPQADCHFPALGPEWLAAPADWQGQTLRWRFRSYRQN from the coding sequence ATGACGCAGTTGGTGTTGGTCGCGGCCCAGGGCCGGAACCGGGAGCTGGGCGCAGGCAATCAGCTGCTCTGGCACATTCCCGAGGACCTGGCGCACTTCAAGGCCCTGACCCTGGGTAAGCCGGTGCTGATGGGCCGCAAGACCTGGGAGTCCCTGCCGCCGCGCTTTCGACCCTTGCCCGGGCGGCGCAACCTGGTCCTGACACGCGGCGGGGCGATTGAAGGTGCGGAGGTCGTGCGCTCGCTGGACGAAGCCCTGGGCTTGCTGGGCGATGCCCCCGAGCTCTGCATCATCGGCGGCGCCGAGGTCTATGCCCTGGCCCTGCCGCGTGCACAGCGCATCGAGCTGACCGAGGTGGATGCCGAATTCCCGCAGGCCGACTGCCACTTCCCGGCCCTGGGGCCTGAGTGGCTGGCGGCGCCGGCCGATTGGCAAGGCCAGACGTTGCGCTGGCGCTTTCGCAGCTACCGACAGAACTGA
- a CDS encoding substrate-binding periplasmic protein: MHRRTAISTAFGFALATAQAGQSVVLRYARFSATADDPRIHFPLALLRAALLAQGLEVEFQPAEWAMERTRAIKAVADGEIDFMWSSLGREIEQQLRPIRIPIYRGLIGQRIFIIHREREAEFARIQKLPDLARLTAGQGVGWVDTQILQAAGLKVVSNTYDALFKSLARGTIDYFPRGANEAPAEVAARATEFPELMVEPRLLLAYRSDNIFLVGRENTALAQRIEAGLLALHASGGYQRLFDAHPYVQKVLAEAKLAQRLRLEIPNPMLSDEDRRIPERFWL, translated from the coding sequence TTGCACCGTCGCACCGCCATCTCGACCGCTTTTGGCTTCGCTCTGGCCACTGCTCAGGCAGGTCAGTCTGTGGTCCTGCGCTATGCCCGTTTTTCCGCCACGGCGGACGACCCCCGCATTCATTTTCCGCTGGCGCTGCTGCGGGCCGCCCTGCTGGCCCAGGGGCTTGAGGTCGAGTTTCAGCCGGCCGAATGGGCGATGGAGCGCACCCGCGCCATCAAGGCGGTCGCGGATGGCGAGATTGATTTCATGTGGAGCAGCCTGGGGCGCGAAATCGAGCAGCAGCTGCGGCCCATCCGCATCCCGATCTACCGCGGGCTGATCGGCCAGCGCATCTTCATCATTCATCGCGAGCGCGAGGCCGAGTTCGCGCGGATTCAGAAGCTGCCGGACTTGGCGCGCTTGACCGCCGGTCAGGGGGTGGGCTGGGTGGATACCCAGATCCTGCAGGCGGCCGGCCTGAAGGTGGTGAGCAATACCTACGACGCGCTGTTCAAGTCCCTGGCGCGCGGGACCATCGACTACTTTCCGCGCGGCGCCAATGAAGCCCCCGCCGAGGTGGCCGCCCGGGCGACAGAGTTTCCCGAGCTGATGGTGGAGCCGCGCCTGCTGCTGGCCTATCGCAGCGACAACATCTTTCTGGTCGGTCGTGAAAACACCGCCCTGGCCCAGCGCATCGAGGCTGGATTGCTGGCGCTGCACGCCAGCGGCGGCTACCAACGTCTGTTCGATGCCCACCCCTATGTGCAGAAGGTGTTGGCCGAGGCGAAGCTGGCCCAGCGTCTGCGGCTGGAGATCCCCAATCCCATGCTCTCTGACGAGGATCGCAGGATCCCCGAGCGCTTCTGGCTGTAG
- a CDS encoding DUF4399 domain-containing protein, producing the protein MRALQSLLLCSMALSVSPLWAQNAVPLDAAKHPWSTPAPRGLKAAHFTNISDGARIETPFLLKFGLTGMGLAPITKEQKGTGHHHLLINRELPLDLTQPLPFNDQYIHFGKGQMESVLTLKPGDYTLRLVLADHRHVPHFVYSKPLRVKVTAHHADVPPDSLGQAGVSLWLPKAEVAPGIPVQVLFHASKLNVSHHALQSTGTGHFRLTLKDGAGRSESMDFREGQTEAWLKPPRGQYQLRVDFMDNVEPGRVLHSSSPVTLKVGA; encoded by the coding sequence ATGCGAGCCCTTCAATCGCTGCTGCTGTGTTCCATGGCTTTGAGCGTCTCACCCTTGTGGGCGCAGAACGCGGTGCCGCTGGACGCTGCCAAGCACCCCTGGAGCACGCCGGCTCCTCGTGGACTCAAGGCTGCACACTTCACCAACATCAGTGACGGGGCCCGCATCGAGACGCCCTTTCTGCTGAAGTTCGGCCTCACCGGCATGGGCCTGGCCCCCATCACCAAGGAACAAAAGGGCACCGGCCACCACCATCTGCTGATCAATCGGGAGCTGCCGCTGGATCTGACCCAGCCCCTGCCCTTTAACGACCAATACATCCACTTCGGCAAGGGACAGATGGAGAGCGTGCTGACGCTCAAGCCGGGCGATTACACCCTTCGGCTGGTGCTGGCCGACCACCGCCATGTGCCTCACTTCGTGTACAGCAAGCCGCTGCGGGTCAAGGTCACCGCGCACCATGCCGATGTGCCACCCGACAGCCTGGGACAGGCGGGCGTTTCTCTCTGGCTTCCCAAGGCCGAGGTGGCGCCGGGCATCCCGGTGCAAGTGCTCTTCCATGCCAGCAAGCTGAACGTGTCGCACCATGCCCTGCAGTCCACAGGCACCGGCCACTTTCGCTTGACGCTCAAAGACGGAGCCGGCCGCAGCGAATCGATGGACTTCCGCGAAGGACAGACCGAAGCATGGCTCAAGCCGCCGCGCGGCCAGTATCAACTGCGAGTGGATTTCATGGACAACGTCGAACCGGGCCGGGTCCTGCACAGCAGCTCACCGGTGACCCTCAAGGTCGGCGCCTGA
- a CDS encoding 6-phosphofructokinase → MVSQLVLQELAMNGSGKILVAQGGGPTAVINQSLVGVVLEARRHLGIQRVYGARHGVRGIVNEEFVDLTQETSHNLELVANTPAAALGSTRDKPDLAYCQEMFKVLRAHRIEHFFNIGGNDSSDTVRIVAEEARRAAYPMRCIHIPKTIDNDLVLNDHTPGFPSAARFVAQAFAGANLDNAALPGVYVGVVMGRHAGFLTAAAALGKKFPDDGPHLIYVPERIFDLERFLLDVKATMDRFGRCVVAVSEGIHDAAGTPILARLAQDLSKDLERDAHGNVQLSGSGALADLLCEEIKAKLKIKRVRGDTFGYLQRSFVGCVSDVDQREAREVGEKAVQYAMWGDRGELRDGSVAIKRTGFYSADYELLPLEAVAGKTRTMEDEFLSPSGTDVTDAFRLYLRPLLGSGMPDAFRLRPNAVEKILKPA, encoded by the coding sequence ATGGTGTCGCAGCTGGTGCTGCAGGAGTTGGCGATGAACGGTTCCGGCAAGATTCTTGTGGCGCAAGGCGGAGGCCCGACCGCGGTGATCAACCAGAGTCTGGTGGGTGTGGTCTTGGAAGCGCGCCGTCATTTGGGCATCCAGCGCGTCTACGGTGCGCGCCATGGCGTCCGTGGCATCGTCAACGAAGAATTTGTCGACCTGACCCAGGAAACCAGCCACAACCTGGAACTGGTGGCCAACACCCCGGCGGCAGCCCTGGGCAGCACGCGCGACAAGCCCGATTTGGCCTATTGCCAGGAGATGTTCAAGGTGCTGCGCGCGCACCGCATCGAGCACTTTTTCAATATCGGCGGCAACGACAGCTCGGACACCGTGCGCATCGTGGCTGAAGAGGCGCGCCGTGCGGCCTACCCGATGCGCTGCATCCACATCCCGAAGACCATCGACAACGACCTGGTGCTGAACGACCACACGCCGGGCTTTCCCAGTGCTGCCCGCTTCGTGGCTCAGGCCTTTGCAGGGGCCAATCTGGACAACGCGGCCCTGCCGGGCGTCTACGTGGGTGTGGTGATGGGGCGGCATGCAGGCTTCCTGACGGCCGCGGCGGCACTGGGCAAGAAGTTCCCCGATGACGGCCCGCATTTGATTTATGTGCCCGAGCGCATCTTCGACCTCGAGCGCTTTCTGCTCGATGTGAAAGCCACCATGGATCGCTTTGGCCGCTGCGTGGTTGCGGTGAGCGAAGGCATTCACGATGCGGCGGGTACGCCCATCCTGGCCCGTCTGGCCCAAGATCTGTCCAAAGACCTGGAACGCGATGCGCATGGCAATGTGCAGCTCAGTGGCAGCGGCGCGCTGGCCGATCTGCTGTGCGAGGAGATCAAGGCCAAGCTCAAGATCAAGCGGGTGCGTGGCGACACCTTTGGCTATCTGCAGCGCAGCTTTGTGGGTTGCGTGAGCGATGTGGACCAGCGCGAGGCGCGCGAGGTGGGGGAGAAGGCGGTGCAGTACGCCATGTGGGGCGACCGAGGTGAACTGCGTGACGGCTCCGTCGCCATCAAGCGCACGGGCTTTTATTCGGCCGACTATGAATTGCTGCCGCTCGAAGCCGTGGCCGGCAAGACACGCACGATGGAGGATGAATTCTTGAGCCCCAGTGGCACCGATGTGACCGATGCCTTCCGGCTCTATCTGCGTCCGCTCTTGGGGTCGGGGATGCCGGATGCCTTCCGGCTGCGGCCCAATGCGGTGGAGAAGATCCTCAAGCCCGCGTGA
- a CDS encoding CcdB family protein has translation MARYDVYANPEAQERARIPYLLDLQNDYISGLATRVVIPLRAENQFGRPAKGLNPVFLVQEQAVVLDTAALGALPAHLLRKPILSLRAQAAVITAALDTLFGSF, from the coding sequence GTGGCGCGCTACGACGTCTATGCCAACCCGGAGGCCCAGGAGCGCGCTCGCATCCCTTACCTGCTGGATTTGCAGAACGACTACATCAGCGGCCTGGCCACCCGGGTGGTCATCCCCTTGCGGGCCGAGAACCAGTTTGGCCGCCCGGCCAAGGGACTGAACCCGGTCTTTCTGGTGCAGGAGCAGGCCGTGGTGCTGGACACCGCCGCCCTGGGCGCCCTGCCCGCCCACCTTCTGCGCAAGCCCATACTGAGCCTGCGCGCCCAGGCCGCCGTGATCACGGCCGCCCTCGACACCCTTTTTGGCAGTTTCTGA
- a CDS encoding SPFH domain-containing protein translates to MSKTTQSPTTERPATSANGYAAIVCGLGLLLAGGFLFSRGVFPLLPLALVLAGGIALAGLYMLSPNQAAALTLFGAYTGTDRGEGLRWANPLTIKRKISLRDRNLNAPTLKVNDARGNPIEISAVVVWRVADSAKALFQVDDYEAYVRVQAEAAIRHLAASYAYDEGENPEDAAITLRGGQNVVALALRKELQERFEDAGVAVIDAKISHLAYAPEIAQVMLRRQQAEAIISARSKIVHGAVTMVEAALKGLSEREIVHLDDERKAAMVSNLLVVLCSDRETQPIVNTGTLYS, encoded by the coding sequence ATGAGCAAGACCACGCAAAGCCCGACCACGGAACGCCCCGCCACCAGCGCAAATGGCTACGCCGCCATCGTCTGCGGCTTGGGACTTTTGTTGGCCGGCGGCTTTCTGTTCAGCCGGGGGGTCTTCCCGCTGCTGCCACTGGCCCTCGTTTTGGCCGGCGGCATCGCGCTGGCGGGTCTCTACATGCTGAGCCCCAATCAGGCCGCCGCGCTCACCCTGTTCGGCGCCTACACCGGCACCGACCGCGGTGAGGGTCTGCGCTGGGCCAACCCGCTGACCATCAAGCGCAAGATCTCGCTGCGCGACCGCAATCTGAATGCGCCCACGCTCAAGGTCAACGACGCGCGCGGCAACCCCATCGAGATCAGCGCCGTGGTGGTCTGGCGCGTGGCCGACAGTGCCAAGGCTCTGTTCCAGGTGGATGACTACGAGGCCTATGTACGCGTGCAGGCCGAGGCGGCCATCCGCCACCTGGCTGCCAGCTATGCCTACGACGAGGGCGAGAACCCAGAGGACGCCGCCATCACCCTGCGCGGCGGCCAGAACGTGGTGGCCCTGGCTCTGCGCAAGGAACTGCAGGAGCGCTTTGAGGATGCCGGCGTGGCGGTCATCGACGCCAAGATCAGCCACCTGGCTTATGCCCCCGAGATTGCCCAGGTGATGCTGCGCCGCCAGCAGGCCGAGGCCATCATCAGCGCGCGCAGCAAGATCGTGCACGGCGCGGTCACCATGGTGGAGGCCGCACTCAAGGGCCTGTCCGAGCGCGAAATCGTGCACCTGGACGATGAACGCAAGGCGGCCATGGTCAGCAATCTGCTGGTGGTGCTGTGCTCGGATCGCGAGACCCAGCCCATCGTCAACACCGGCACCCTGTACAGCTGA